In Caldivirga sp., a single genomic region encodes these proteins:
- a CDS encoding aldo/keto reductase: protein MKYVRFGNSGIKVSEICLGLWHLPPSRVKDEYGVYKVDEEEAIRIIKRAIDLGINFIDTANIYHGTMQGPDPIHAGNAERILGKAIRGYDRESLVITTKVRGRMAPWPNGEGLSRKHIRWQIKESLRRLGTSYVDLYLMHRPDPSTPIEETLDTLKDLVSQGLVHYVGESYFHPDDIRYIVEYSRSIHLPFIAMQEPYNLIERDIEKDKVPLASKYGLGIMAYIPLAQGVLTGKYLNGIPEMSRASYVDEIRWRYLTPETLKAMREFHEIAKELGVTDAQLALAWILKKSEEMGVTIVPIIGATSITQLEDNVGSVNVTLSSDVMKRLDEISKMARVNWEIKYDRIIKLTQ, encoded by the coding sequence TGTCTATAAGGTTGATGAGGAGGAGGCTATTAGGATAATTAAGAGGGCTATTGACTTAGGAATCAACTTCATAGACACAGCCAATATATATCATGGAACTATGCAGGGACCGGACCCTATCCATGCTGGTAATGCTGAGAGAATACTGGGTAAGGCAATAAGAGGTTATGATAGGGAATCATTAGTTATAACTACTAAGGTTAGGGGACGGATGGCTCCTTGGCCTAATGGGGAGGGGTTGTCTAGGAAGCACATTAGGTGGCAGATTAAGGAATCATTAAGGAGACTAGGGACAAGCTACGTAGACTTATACTTAATGCATAGGCCTGATCCATCTACACCAATTGAGGAAACCTTGGACACATTAAAGGACTTAGTTAGCCAGGGCCTTGTTCACTATGTTGGGGAAAGTTACTTCCACCCTGATGACATACGGTATATTGTTGAGTACTCTAGGAGCATTCACTTACCTTTCATAGCCATGCAGGAGCCTTATAACTTAATTGAACGCGACATAGAGAAGGATAAAGTACCGTTGGCCAGTAAGTACGGTTTAGGCATAATGGCCTATATACCTCTTGCTCAGGGGGTGTTAACAGGCAAGTATCTTAACGGCATACCTGAGATGTCTAGGGCAAGTTACGTTGATGAAATACGGTGGAGGTACTTAACTCCAGAGACGCTGAAAGCAATGAGGGAGTTCCATGAAATAGCAAAGGAATTAGGGGTCACTGACGCTCAATTAGCATTAGCGTGGATTTTGAAGAAATCAGAGGAGATGGGGGTTACCATAGTACCAATAATAGGTGCCACAAGTATAACTCAACTTGAGGATAATGTAGGGAGCGTTAATGTTACATTAAGTAGCGATGTGATGAAAAGATTAGATGAAATCTCCAAGATGGCTAGGGTTAATTGGGAAATCAAGTATGATAGGATAATTAAATTAACCCAGTAG
- the tuf gene encoding translation elongation factor EF-1 subunit alpha, giving the protein MMSIIKNPTESALKKPHLNLAIIGHVDHGKSTLTGRLLLETGYVDEKAFAELEAEAKKLGKEDFKYAWIMDRLKEERERGVTIEAMHVGFETPKYFFTIIDLPGHRDFVKNMIVGASQADAALLVVSARPGEFESGVGPQGQTREHLFLAWTLGIRNLIVAVNKMDVVNYDQKRYEQIRGELTKILKILRYDVNKVPFIPVSAVRGDNIKAKSSNMPWYNGPVLLEALDSIEPPQRPIDKPLRLPIQDVFSITGAGTVITGRVESGVVKVGDTIVALPPAKVGDVRSIETHHMKLEEAKAGDNVGINVRGFERQDLKRGDVVGHLSNPPTVAEEIVARIAVLEHPTTIGIGYTPVMHVHTATVPTQIIELISRLDPATGQTVEQKPQFIKRGDVAMVRLKPLKPVVVERFSDLPALGRFSLRDMGRTVAAGQIIEIKPAKVEIKR; this is encoded by the coding sequence TTGATGAGCATAATAAAGAACCCTACTGAGAGTGCATTGAAGAAGCCTCACCTAAACCTAGCTATAATAGGGCATGTGGATCATGGTAAGTCAACATTAACAGGTAGGTTGCTGCTTGAAACAGGATATGTTGATGAGAAGGCCTTCGCTGAACTTGAGGCTGAGGCTAAGAAGTTAGGCAAGGAGGACTTCAAGTATGCTTGGATAATGGATAGGCTTAAGGAGGAGAGGGAGAGGGGTGTCACCATTGAGGCCATGCATGTGGGTTTCGAGACCCCCAAGTACTTCTTCACAATAATAGACCTACCTGGTCATAGGGACTTCGTGAAGAATATGATCGTAGGTGCAAGCCAGGCTGATGCCGCTCTACTAGTTGTCTCAGCAAGGCCAGGTGAGTTTGAGTCTGGTGTTGGTCCACAGGGGCAGACAAGGGAGCATCTGTTTCTGGCTTGGACACTTGGTATAAGGAATTTAATAGTTGCTGTTAATAAGATGGATGTTGTTAACTATGATCAAAAGAGGTACGAGCAAATAAGAGGTGAGTTAACTAAGATACTTAAGATACTTAGGTATGATGTTAATAAGGTACCCTTCATACCGGTGAGTGCAGTTAGGGGTGATAACATTAAGGCTAAGAGCAGTAACATGCCTTGGTATAATGGCCCAGTTCTATTAGAGGCCCTTGACTCAATTGAACCACCGCAGAGGCCAATTGATAAGCCACTTAGGTTACCTATACAGGATGTGTTCTCGATAACTGGTGCTGGCACTGTAATAACTGGTAGGGTTGAATCAGGCGTAGTTAAGGTAGGCGACACAATTGTAGCATTACCACCAGCCAAGGTCGGTGATGTGAGGAGTATTGAGACCCACCATATGAAGCTTGAGGAGGCTAAGGCAGGCGATAACGTGGGTATTAACGTTAGGGGTTTCGAGAGGCAGGATTTAAAGAGAGGTGACGTAGTCGGTCATTTAAGTAATCCACCAACCGTTGCCGAGGAGATAGTGGCCAGAATAGCTGTCTTAGAGCACCCAACCACAATAGGCATAGGGTACACCCCAGTCATGCATGTGCACACTGCTACCGTGCCAACCCAAATAATCGAATTAATATCAAGGTTAGATCCAGCCACTGGGCAAACAGTTGAGCAGAAGCCTCAATTCATAAAGAGGGGTGATGTAGCAATGGTTAGGCTTAAGCCGCTTAAGCCGGTGGTTGTTGAAAGGTTCTCAGACCTACCTGCCTTAGGTAGATTCTCACTTAGAGACATGGGCAGGACTGTGGCGGCTGGGCAAATAATAGAGATTAAGCCTGCTAAAGTTGAGATAAAGAGGTAA
- a CDS encoding glycosyltransferase family 4 protein translates to MNVAIVYDTLSRWGGQELVTYAMAKALHESGFTVDIVLLFNGGIDRRISDIPARRIVSVFEHDPNLPVRGLTRNIITGLMSLGYDLTINTVYHVMFWPFDIGYLNNPGTYMPPYRLRRRIFLEFNRITLPILGPRLLLANSKWTLNQLPYRPKLSGVLYPPVIPHECGSVRKEDMVITVGRIATDKRITDAVKIMEAVYAHYPKATFYIIGLPYNQEYFRCIRKQAKHIEFILDASEETKWDYLCRAKVLLHTAFNEHFGLVAAEAQYAGVVPVVHKSGGLWSDIVEYGEFGLGYLSSNEAVESIIRLLSNEELFNAYSMRVREHSVLFTYKAFKSRLISYVKSLI, encoded by the coding sequence ATGAATGTGGCCATAGTTTACGATACCTTAAGTAGATGGGGTGGTCAGGAGCTAGTAACATATGCAATGGCTAAGGCTCTTCATGAAAGTGGATTTACAGTAGATATTGTTCTACTTTTCAATGGGGGAATAGACCGTAGGATTAGCGATATACCAGCACGTAGGATAGTAAGCGTGTTTGAGCATGATCCTAATTTACCCGTACGTGGATTAACTAGGAATATTATAACAGGTCTAATGAGCTTAGGATATGATCTAACAATAAACACTGTTTACCACGTTATGTTTTGGCCATTTGATATAGGTTACTTGAATAATCCAGGAACATACATGCCACCCTATAGGCTCAGGAGGAGGATTTTCCTAGAATTTAACAGAATCACATTACCTATCCTAGGGCCTAGGTTACTTCTAGCTAATTCAAAGTGGACCCTTAATCAATTACCCTATAGGCCAAAGCTAAGTGGCGTGCTTTATCCTCCAGTAATACCGCATGAATGTGGTTCAGTGCGTAAAGAGGACATGGTGATTACCGTAGGTAGGATAGCTACTGATAAGAGAATTACAGACGCCGTTAAAATAATGGAAGCTGTCTATGCACATTATCCTAAGGCTACGTTCTACATCATTGGACTACCTTACAATCAAGAATACTTTAGGTGCATTAGGAAGCAGGCTAAGCATATCGAATTCATACTTGATGCCAGTGAGGAAACTAAGTGGGATTACTTATGTAGAGCCAAGGTATTACTCCACACTGCATTTAATGAGCATTTCGGCCTTGTTGCAGCTGAGGCCCAGTATGCTGGGGTAGTGCCTGTTGTGCATAAGTCGGGTGGCTTATGGAGTGACATAGTTGAGTACGGTGAATTTGGGTTAGGGTACTTAAGCAGTAATGAGGCTGTTGAATCAATAATTAGGCTGCTGAGTAATGAGGAGTTGTTTAATGCCTACAGTATGAGGGTTAGGGAGCATTCAGTATTATTCACCTATAAGGCATTTAAAAGTAGGCTAATAAGCTACGTTAAGTCATTAATTTAA
- a CDS encoding 30S ribosomal protein S8, with amino-acid sequence MVMLDVLSNALMSIKNAESRGDRQVIIWPSSKLIGNVLRVMQRYGYVGEFEYVYDGRGGKYVVQLLGKINDISAIKPRFHVKVNELQKWEEKYLPARQVGILILSTSKGVISHLEARENRVGGILVAYVY; translated from the coding sequence ATGGTCATGCTAGATGTCTTATCTAACGCACTAATGAGCATAAAGAACGCGGAGTCAAGGGGTGATAGGCAGGTTATTATTTGGCCATCATCAAAGCTGATCGGTAATGTACTAAGAGTCATGCAGAGGTATGGTTACGTTGGTGAATTTGAATACGTCTACGATGGTAGGGGTGGGAAGTATGTTGTTCAATTACTGGGTAAGATAAATGATATTAGTGCCATTAAGCCCAGATTCCACGTTAAGGTTAATGAATTACAGAAATGGGAGGAGAAGTACCTACCAGCTAGGCAAGTAGGCATATTAATACTGTCAACATCTAAAGGCGTTATATCCCACTTGGAGGCTAGGGAAAACAGAGTTGGAGGCATTTTAGTGGCGTATGTCTACTGA
- a CDS encoding DUF1512 domain-containing protein, whose product MVYTLVALGILQALQVSPMGSQSTQQYLLYNIILLILWFGVFPWFYETFQLWRYQSQVSSFLNKLRLSMNNNITQVLDFISSKVNEDKRLIEGRIRDLMEMVIIEPTSMEPEGLVRKYKALINSYNDRLEKDVSRLIPAISSSKPIIQNFTNVVDVLRELNFIYKVIDHYYRLAMKYKSYYLLIQLAAILPLLKEEIDALNGSVPVFLKGQPIGDSAGPLTVFRFKNLCSDLKPVSDSVKDTYIASCNFKGRKIYLVKAEGPGGTVGHLDDAIRYIYENINARPRLMITIDAALKLEGEESGSIAEGLGVAMGGIGVEKFNIESIATKYDTPIYAILVKMSMPEALNAMTKVIDEAVNKVVERLGKVIDSYSEPNDEVIIVGVGNTIGVAQ is encoded by the coding sequence GTGGTGTATACGTTGGTCGCCTTAGGCATACTTCAAGCGCTTCAAGTAAGCCCCATGGGTAGTCAAAGTACTCAACAATATCTACTATATAATATTATTCTTCTAATACTTTGGTTCGGGGTCTTTCCATGGTTTTACGAGACATTCCAACTATGGAGGTATCAATCACAGGTCAGTAGTTTCCTAAATAAGCTAAGACTCTCAATGAATAATAATATTACGCAGGTATTAGACTTCATATCAAGTAAGGTTAATGAGGATAAACGGCTAATAGAGGGTAGGATAAGGGACTTGATGGAAATGGTTATAATAGAACCAACCAGTATGGAGCCTGAGGGCTTAGTTAGGAAGTATAAGGCACTTATTAACTCCTATAATGATAGACTTGAGAAGGATGTCTCAAGGCTCATACCTGCTATAAGTAGTAGCAAGCCTATTATTCAGAACTTCACTAATGTTGTTGATGTATTAAGGGAGTTGAACTTCATATATAAGGTCATTGACCATTATTATAGGTTAGCCATGAAGTACAAGAGTTACTACCTGCTTATTCAATTGGCTGCGATATTACCATTACTGAAGGAGGAGATTGATGCATTAAATGGTTCAGTACCAGTTTTCCTAAAGGGGCAGCCAATTGGGGATTCAGCGGGCCCATTAACAGTCTTCAGATTTAAGAACCTATGCAGTGATTTGAAGCCAGTAAGTGATTCAGTTAAGGACACTTACATAGCATCATGCAACTTTAAGGGTAGGAAAATATACTTGGTTAAGGCCGAGGGACCTGGTGGAACAGTGGGGCATTTAGATGATGCGATAAGGTATATTTACGAGAACATTAATGCTAGGCCAAGGTTAATGATAACCATTGATGCTGCCTTAAAGCTGGAAGGCGAGGAAAGTGGTTCAATAGCGGAGGGGCTTGGTGTAGCAATGGGTGGTATTGGGGTTGAGAAGTTTAACATAGAGTCGATTGCAACCAAGTACGATACACCTATTTACGCAATTTTAGTGAAAATGAGCATGCCTGAGGCACTTAACGCAATGACGAAGGTCATAGATGAGGCCGTTAATAAGGTTGTTGAGAGGCTGGGTAAGGTGATTGACTCCTACTCAGAGCCTAATGATGAGGTCATAATAGTGGGTGTTGGTAACACAATTGGGGTTGCTCAGTGA
- a CDS encoding metal-dependent transcriptional regulator, translating to MEGIRESRSTKVAMEDYLMAIKVFNDFHGEATLTLIANELGVTPATAHKVIEHLENEGYVVKLSRGIYSLTDSGNEIASKMLSKHRILEIFLGVLGFNILEIHVYAHELEHVNDAVIDRIYTMLGKPTTCPHGNPITGKPEGVRLSRSYPGNVIITNVAESKNVLSFLIQHKLNINDRLTVIRRRKGNVTIKINDKQITVDESIASGIMVAEVK from the coding sequence ATGGAGGGTATTAGGGAGAGCAGGAGCACTAAGGTGGCTATGGAAGATTACTTAATGGCAATTAAAGTATTCAATGACTTCCATGGGGAAGCAACATTAACATTAATAGCTAATGAACTTGGCGTAACCCCTGCGACCGCGCATAAGGTAATAGAGCACTTAGAGAATGAGGGTTATGTTGTTAAATTAAGCAGAGGTATATATTCACTCACCGATAGTGGTAATGAAATTGCTAGTAAAATGCTTAGTAAACACAGGATTCTCGAAATATTCCTAGGTGTATTGGGCTTCAACATACTTGAGATCCACGTATACGCTCATGAACTGGAGCATGTTAATGACGCAGTGATTGACCGTATATACACTATGCTTGGTAAACCCACAACATGCCCACATGGTAACCCAATAACTGGTAAACCTGAGGGAGTGAGGTTATCTAGGTCCTATCCAGGTAATGTGATTATAACTAATGTGGCTGAGTCAAAAAATGTATTAAGTTTCCTAATTCAACACAAGTTAAACATTAATGATAGGTTAACGGTTATAAGGAGAAGGAAGGGAAACGTAACCATTAAGATTAATGACAAGCAAATAACTGTTGATGAATCCATAGCTTCAGGAATAATGGTAGCTGAGGTGAAGTAA
- a CDS encoding 50S ribosomal protein L10, translating to MASSSVGQQKYVRVKPYPEWKVKALEELEELIKKHSVILVFELKGLSASMLHQYRRVLRGHGVVKVFRNKLLLIALRRVYGDSINPDIEKYLSGENGFIFTNENPFDLYRIIVDNSVRRYAKPGDVLQTDIIVPAGNTGINPGPVLSRFSKLKIPTQIRDGKIWVARDTQVAKPGDTVTPELADLLRLINVKPVYESLRVKAALLNAKYIIKGEELAIDVKTYEDMFKQAASWALNLAVNSTLLIPETISILISRAVIEARNLAVNANIPTAESIGLILAKAQSQANALAAVLTNKAPELSK from the coding sequence ATGGCTAGTAGTTCAGTTGGGCAGCAGAAGTATGTTAGGGTTAAGCCATATCCAGAGTGGAAAGTTAAGGCGCTTGAGGAGCTTGAGGAATTAATAAAGAAACATAGTGTAATACTGGTATTTGAGTTAAAGGGTTTGTCAGCATCAATGCTTCATCAATATAGGAGGGTTTTAAGGGGGCATGGTGTTGTTAAGGTTTTTAGGAATAAACTGCTTTTGATAGCCTTAAGGAGGGTTTATGGTGATTCAATTAACCCTGATATTGAAAAGTACTTAAGTGGCGAGAACGGCTTCATATTCACTAATGAGAATCCATTTGATCTTTATAGAATTATTGTAGATAACTCAGTTAGAAGATACGCTAAGCCTGGTGATGTGCTTCAGACTGATATTATAGTTCCAGCTGGTAATACTGGTATTAATCCAGGTCCTGTATTAAGTAGGTTCAGTAAGCTTAAGATACCGACCCAGATCAGGGATGGTAAAATATGGGTTGCAAGGGACACTCAAGTTGCTAAACCTGGTGATACAGTTACCCCTGAGTTAGCTGATCTACTTAGGCTAATTAATGTTAAGCCTGTTTATGAGTCACTTAGGGTTAAGGCAGCATTATTAAACGCTAAATACATTATTAAGGGTGAAGAATTGGCGATAGATGTTAAGACCTACGAGGATATGTTTAAGCAGGCAGCATCATGGGCGCTTAACCTCGCCGTCAATTCCACACTATTAATACCGGAGACTATAAGCATATTAATCAGTAGGGCTGTGATTGAGGCACGTAACCTAGCAGTAAACGCCAACATACCTACTGCTGAATCAATAGGCCTAATACTAGCTAAGGCTCAATCCCAGGCTAATGCGCTGGCAGCAGTTCTAACAAATAAGGCGCCTGAATTAAGCAAATGA
- a CDS encoding 30S ribosomal protein S3ae produces MAQAQQAAAQQRIPLGKWAFKKWLTVYAPAFLGGQAIVEIPVDEPSRAIGRNVETTLYDLTKDLSHINVKLRFRVSGVDGDRAFTQFNGMELTRDYVRNLVRRGSSKVMVIKDVTTKDGGKLRMEVLAITTYRCTRTHKHLIRKSIMDRLDRISQETDFDSLIRDSIMGKVQVDLFNVAKKVYPLRKVEVVKIKVLEYPKKPEAKPPMEAIKVAQEVTQQQQQSS; encoded by the coding sequence ATGGCTCAGGCTCAACAGGCTGCTGCACAGCAGAGGATACCATTAGGGAAGTGGGCCTTTAAGAAGTGGCTAACTGTTTATGCGCCGGCTTTCCTAGGGGGTCAGGCTATAGTTGAGATTCCGGTTGATGAACCTTCTAGGGCCATAGGCAGGAATGTTGAGACGACGCTGTATGATTTAACGAAGGATTTATCTCACATTAACGTTAAGTTGAGGTTTAGGGTTAGTGGTGTTGATGGTGATAGAGCCTTTACTCAGTTCAATGGAATGGAATTAACGAGGGACTACGTTAGGAATCTTGTCAGGAGAGGCTCAAGTAAGGTGATGGTTATTAAGGATGTAACCACTAAAGATGGTGGTAAATTAAGAATGGAGGTTTTAGCTATAACCACATACAGGTGCACTAGGACTCATAAGCACTTAATAAGGAAATCAATAATGGATAGGTTAGATAGGATAAGCCAGGAGACTGACTTTGATTCACTAATTAGGGATTCAATAATGGGTAAGGTGCAGGTGGATTTATTTAATGTAGCTAAGAAAGTGTACCCACTTAGGAAGGTTGAAGTTGTTAAGATTAAGGTGCTTGAATATCCGAAGAAACCTGAAGCGAAGCCTCCAATGGAGGCTATTAAGGTGGCTCAAGAGGTTACTCAGCAGCAACAGCAGAGTTCATGA
- a CDS encoding arcadin 1: MAGFKGYVVSKTLVMDPFGGKMFKIDIVEERENPGLVAASSGESSALSRDMLEMMQNVFRSIPMLSQMLGGKVPIPRVTLMLTEEEMDELGGKMDVGEYVYVKIQGGKISIEKEQ, encoded by the coding sequence ATGGCTGGATTCAAGGGCTATGTGGTCAGTAAGACTCTGGTAATGGATCCCTTTGGTGGAAAGATGTTTAAAATTGATATTGTTGAGGAGAGGGAGAATCCTGGATTAGTGGCGGCGAGTTCAGGTGAATCATCAGCCTTAAGTAGGGACATGCTGGAAATGATGCAGAACGTCTTTAGATCAATACCAATGTTGAGTCAAATGCTTGGTGGAAAGGTGCCAATACCTAGGGTAACGTTAATGCTAACTGAAGAGGAGATGGATGAGTTAGGTGGGAAGATGGATGTCGGTGAGTACGTTTACGTTAAGATACAGGGCGGGAAAATATCAATTGAGAAGGAGCAGTAA
- a CDS encoding SDR family oxidoreductase codes for MGNGKLSGKVAIVTGGARGIGAAVAYKLGLEGAKVVIVDVHEEAGKWREGWLRSNGVDAVFVKADVSVEGDVKNMVNEAVRRFGGIDVLINNAGIGFGGKSIFEQTLDEWNKVISTNLTGVWLCSKYAGQEMAKRGGGVIVNVASTRAFQSEPNTEPYSASKGGIVALTHSLAISLSKYKIRVVSIAPGWIDTSEWQYPPRKPSLNPLDHAQHPAGRVGNPMDVANLIAFLVSDDASWITGVNFTIDGGMTVKMIYMDPDVIGNSIGTMVQDPELGELIMKALMSGEGKLMELKRMIKALLSS; via the coding sequence ATGGGTAACGGTAAGCTAAGTGGCAAGGTAGCTATAGTAACAGGGGGAGCTAGGGGTATTGGGGCTGCTGTAGCCTATAAGTTAGGGTTGGAGGGTGCTAAGGTGGTGATTGTTGATGTTCATGAGGAGGCAGGTAAATGGAGGGAAGGATGGCTTAGGAGTAATGGTGTGGATGCAGTGTTTGTTAAGGCTGATGTATCTGTTGAAGGTGATGTTAAGAACATGGTTAATGAAGCCGTCAGGAGGTTTGGTGGAATTGACGTGTTAATTAATAATGCTGGAATAGGCTTCGGTGGTAAGTCAATATTTGAGCAAACATTGGATGAGTGGAATAAGGTAATATCAACTAACCTAACTGGTGTATGGTTATGTTCTAAGTATGCTGGGCAGGAAATGGCGAAGCGTGGTGGTGGAGTCATAGTTAATGTTGCATCCACTAGGGCTTTCCAATCAGAACCTAACACTGAACCATACTCAGCATCAAAGGGTGGGATAGTCGCGTTAACTCACTCTCTAGCCATTAGCCTATCGAAGTATAAGATTAGGGTAGTTTCAATAGCGCCAGGTTGGATAGATACCTCAGAGTGGCAGTATCCACCAAGGAAGCCATCATTAAACCCCCTTGATCATGCACAACACCCAGCAGGTAGGGTTGGTAACCCAATGGATGTGGCTAACCTCATAGCCTTCCTAGTATCAGATGACGCATCATGGATAACTGGAGTAAACTTCACGATCGACGGAGGAATGACTGTGAAGATGATTTACATGGACCCTGATGTAATAGGAAATTCAATAGGAACCATGGTTCAGGACCCTGAATTAGGCGAATTAATAATGAAGGCACTAATGAGTGGTGAAGGTAAGTTAATGGAATTGAAGAGGATGATTAAGGCATTACTTAGTTCATAG
- the ilvD gene encoding dihydroxy-acid dehydratase, protein MVSIKVKIRSSDRYDGVLNAPHRAFLRSIGLTDEDIAKPLMAVAVAWSEAGPCNIHTLQLASYVKEGVKAGGGAPLTVPTIVVNDNIGMGTEGMRYSLVSRDVIADTIEAQVNAHAFDGFVGIGGCDKTTPGILMAMARLNLPSVYLYGGSAEPGFYGGRKLTIEDVHEAVGAFIAGKITEDELYSIELNAHPTYGTCAGMFTANTMAALTEALGVALPGSATPPATSARRIIYARETGLALMKVAELGIKPRDIMTYEAFENAITVLMAVGGSTNAILHLLAIAYEAGVKLTLDDFDRISRKVPYIAALRPGGDYVPAELDQVGGLPLIMSKLLKAGLLNGKVITVTGKTLEENLKSFKLPNVEHSHIVKDPSTPIKPWGGIRILKGSLAPEGAVVKVAATNIMKFEGKAKPFNGEVEAFQAIRRGEIKPGDVVIIRYEGPKGGPGMPEMLRVTAAIVGAGLGQDVALVTDGRFSGATRGLMIGHVAPEAAVGGPIAIVEEGDTVLIDVENGRLDLKLPEEEIKRRLSRWQPPTPRYNSGLLAKYASLVSSASMGAVTLPRIQ, encoded by the coding sequence ATGGTGTCCATTAAGGTTAAGATTAGGAGTAGCGACAGGTATGATGGTGTCTTAAATGCTCCCCATAGGGCTTTTCTAAGGTCAATTGGCTTAACGGATGAGGATATTGCTAAGCCCTTAATGGCTGTAGCAGTAGCTTGGAGTGAGGCTGGCCCATGTAATATACATACTCTTCAATTGGCATCATATGTTAAGGAAGGTGTTAAGGCTGGTGGTGGTGCACCGTTGACTGTACCAACAATAGTGGTTAATGATAACATTGGGATGGGTACAGAAGGCATGAGGTATAGCCTAGTCAGTAGGGATGTCATAGCTGATACGATTGAAGCTCAGGTTAATGCTCATGCCTTTGATGGGTTTGTTGGCATTGGGGGGTGTGATAAGACGACTCCTGGGATATTGATGGCTATGGCTAGGTTAAACCTACCCTCAGTATACCTTTACGGTGGATCCGCTGAACCAGGCTTCTACGGTGGTAGGAAATTAACAATTGAGGACGTTCATGAGGCTGTGGGTGCCTTCATAGCCGGTAAGATCACTGAGGATGAGTTATATAGTATTGAGTTAAATGCGCATCCAACCTACGGTACATGTGCAGGCATGTTCACCGCCAACACAATGGCGGCATTAACGGAGGCTCTGGGTGTTGCCTTACCGGGGAGCGCAACTCCCCCTGCAACCTCAGCTAGGAGGATTATTTACGCCCGTGAAACTGGCTTAGCACTAATGAAGGTTGCTGAGTTGGGGATTAAGCCAAGGGATATAATGACTTATGAAGCCTTTGAGAACGCCATAACAGTCTTAATGGCGGTAGGAGGGTCAACTAACGCCATACTTCACCTGTTGGCGATAGCTTATGAAGCTGGAGTAAAGTTAACACTAGATGACTTCGATAGGATATCTAGGAAGGTACCCTACATAGCCGCACTCAGGCCTGGTGGCGATTATGTGCCGGCTGAGTTGGATCAAGTGGGTGGGTTACCATTAATTATGAGTAAGCTACTGAAGGCTGGTTTACTTAATGGTAAAGTAATTACAGTGACTGGTAAAACCCTTGAGGAGAATTTGAAGAGCTTCAAGTTACCTAACGTTGAGCATAGTCATATAGTTAAGGATCCGTCAACACCCATTAAGCCGTGGGGTGGCATAAGGATACTTAAAGGTTCACTAGCCCCTGAGGGTGCAGTCGTTAAGGTTGCTGCAACTAACATAATGAAGTTTGAGGGTAAGGCTAAGCCATTCAATGGTGAAGTTGAAGCATTCCAGGCGATAAGGAGGGGTGAGATTAAGCCTGGTGACGTCGTAATAATAAGGTATGAGGGACCTAAGGGTGGACCTGGTATGCCTGAAATGTTGAGGGTTACTGCGGCAATAGTTGGAGCAGGATTAGGGCAGGATGTTGCACTAGTTACTGATGGGAGGTTCAGTGGGGCAACTAGGGGATTAATGATTGGGCATGTTGCTCCAGAGGCAGCTGTAGGTGGCCCAATAGCCATTGTTGAGGAGGGTGACACGGTACTAATAGATGTTGAGAATGGGAGACTTGACTTGAAGCTCCCTGAGGAAGAAATTAAGAGGAGACTAAGCAGGTGGCAGCCTCCGACGCCAAGGTACAACAGTGGGTTACTGGCTAAGTACGCCTCACTAGTATCATCAGCATCAATGGGTGCAGTAACGTTACCTAGGATTCAATAA